The following are encoded in a window of Rhizobium leguminosarum genomic DNA:
- a CDS encoding isovaleryl-CoA dehydrogenase, with protein sequence MFDFSLGETADAIRETTARFAADHIAPLAAEIDESNTFPRQLWPEMGALGLHGITVEEEFGGAGLGYLDHVVAMEEVSRASASVGLSYGAHSNLCVNQIRRWASPEQKRRHLPKLISGEHVGALAMSEVGSGSDVVSMRLRAEKKGDRYILNGTKFWITNAPHADALVVYAKTDPAAGPKGISALIIEKGLPGFSVSKKLSKLGMRGSDTAELVFEDCAVPAEALMGREGEGVKILMSGLDYERAVLAGGPLGIMQACLDVVLPYVRDRKQFGKAIGDFQLMQGKIADMYVALNSARAYVYSVARACDAGRATRTDAAAAILFASENAVKVSLEAIQALGGAGYTKEWPVERFLRDAKLYDIGAGTNEIRRYLIGRELIAS encoded by the coding sequence ATGTTTGATTTTTCGCTCGGCGAAACCGCGGACGCGATCCGTGAAACGACGGCGCGGTTTGCCGCCGATCATATTGCTCCGCTGGCTGCGGAGATCGACGAAAGCAACACGTTTCCACGCCAGCTCTGGCCCGAGATGGGTGCGCTCGGCCTGCACGGAATCACCGTCGAAGAAGAATTCGGCGGCGCCGGTCTTGGTTATCTTGATCATGTCGTCGCCATGGAAGAGGTTTCGCGCGCCTCGGCCTCCGTGGGGCTCAGTTACGGCGCCCATTCCAATCTCTGCGTCAACCAGATCCGCCGCTGGGCCTCGCCGGAACAAAAGCGCCGCCACCTGCCGAAGCTGATCTCCGGCGAACATGTCGGCGCGCTCGCCATGTCGGAGGTCGGCTCCGGTTCCGATGTCGTCTCCATGCGGTTGCGTGCCGAGAAAAAAGGCGATCGCTATATTCTGAACGGCACCAAGTTCTGGATCACTAACGCGCCGCATGCCGACGCGCTTGTCGTCTATGCCAAGACCGATCCCGCAGCCGGCCCGAAAGGCATTTCCGCCTTGATCATCGAGAAAGGCCTGCCCGGCTTCAGCGTCTCCAAGAAGCTTTCCAAACTCGGCATGCGCGGCAGCGACACGGCCGAACTGGTCTTCGAGGATTGCGCGGTGCCGGCCGAGGCGCTGATGGGCCGGGAGGGAGAAGGCGTGAAGATCCTGATGTCCGGCCTCGATTATGAGCGCGCCGTGCTCGCCGGCGGGCCGCTCGGCATCATGCAAGCCTGCCTCGATGTCGTGCTGCCCTATGTGCGTGATCGCAAGCAATTCGGCAAAGCGATCGGCGATTTCCAGCTGATGCAGGGCAAGATCGCCGACATGTATGTGGCGCTGAATTCGGCGCGCGCCTATGTCTATTCCGTCGCCCGCGCCTGCGATGCCGGCCGCGCGACGCGCACGGATGCTGCTGCTGCGATCCTTTTCGCCAGCGAGAACGCCGTGAAAGTGTCGCTGGAGGCGATCCAGGCGCTCGGTGGCGCCGGCTATACCAAGGAATGGCCGGTCGAACGCTTTTTGCGCGACGCCAAGCTTTACGATATCGGCGCCGGCACCAATGAGATCCGCCGCTACCTGATCGGCCGGGAGCTCATCGCATCATGA
- a CDS encoding carboxyl transferase domain-containing protein: protein MTVISTAIDRDSDSFKANASKNKALIDELLDRSAKAREGGSQTARERHTGKGKLLPRDRIQLLIDAGSPFLEIGTLAANGMYDDEAPGAGIISGIGRVSGREVMIVANDATVKGGAYFPMTVRKHLRAQEIALQNRLPCIYLVDSGGANLPHQAEVFPDRDHFGAIFYNQAQMSAEGIPQIACVMGSCTAGGAYVPAMSDETVIVRNQGTIFLAGPPLVKAATGEIISAEELGGAETHGRRSGVVDHVAENDEHALLLVRDIAATLNSVKAIDIDLQKPRPPKLDPEDLCGLIPEDVRSPYDVREVIGRIVDGSELHEFKPLYGTTLVCGFARIWGMPVAVIANNGVLFSESALKGAHFIELACQRRIPLLFLQNISGFMVGGRYEAGGIAKDGAKLVTAVATATVPKVTVIIGGSFGAGNYGMCGRAYRPRFLFTWPNSRISVMGGEQAASVLATIRRDAMEARGENWPIEEEEAFKAPIRAGYEAEGNPYYATARLWDDGIIDPRQTRDVLGLAFSACLNAPIPKGPRFGLFRM, encoded by the coding sequence ATGACGGTGATTTCGACTGCGATCGATCGCGACAGCGACAGCTTCAAGGCCAATGCCAGCAAGAATAAAGCCCTGATCGACGAACTCCTCGATCGTTCGGCGAAAGCGCGCGAGGGCGGATCACAAACGGCGCGCGAGCGCCATACCGGCAAGGGCAAGCTCCTGCCGCGCGATCGCATCCAGCTGCTCATCGATGCCGGCAGCCCGTTCCTGGAGATCGGCACGCTGGCCGCCAACGGCATGTATGATGACGAGGCCCCCGGCGCCGGCATCATATCAGGCATCGGCCGCGTTTCCGGCCGCGAGGTAATGATCGTCGCCAATGACGCGACGGTGAAGGGCGGCGCCTATTTCCCAATGACGGTGAGGAAACATCTGCGGGCGCAGGAGATCGCCCTGCAGAACCGCCTGCCCTGCATCTACCTCGTCGATAGCGGCGGCGCCAATCTTCCGCATCAGGCCGAGGTCTTTCCCGACCGCGATCATTTCGGCGCGATCTTCTACAATCAGGCCCAGATGTCGGCCGAGGGAATCCCACAGATCGCCTGCGTGATGGGAAGCTGTACCGCCGGCGGCGCCTATGTGCCCGCCATGTCGGACGAGACGGTCATCGTGCGCAATCAGGGCACGATCTTCCTCGCCGGCCCGCCGCTGGTGAAGGCCGCGACCGGCGAGATCATTTCAGCCGAAGAGCTCGGCGGCGCCGAAACCCATGGCCGCCGCTCCGGCGTCGTCGATCATGTGGCCGAAAACGACGAACATGCGCTGCTGCTCGTGCGTGATATCGCAGCCACTCTCAACAGCGTGAAGGCCATTGATATCGACCTGCAGAAGCCACGGCCGCCGAAACTCGATCCCGAGGATCTCTGCGGCCTGATCCCGGAGGATGTGCGCTCGCCCTATGATGTGCGCGAGGTCATCGGCCGGATCGTCGATGGCTCGGAACTGCATGAGTTCAAGCCACTCTACGGCACCACACTGGTCTGCGGCTTCGCCCGCATCTGGGGCATGCCCGTTGCCGTCATCGCCAATAACGGCGTGCTGTTTTCCGAAAGCGCACTGAAGGGCGCGCATTTCATCGAGCTCGCCTGCCAGCGCCGCATACCTTTGCTGTTTCTGCAGAATATCTCCGGCTTCATGGTCGGCGGCCGCTATGAGGCCGGCGGCATCGCCAAGGATGGGGCAAAGCTGGTGACGGCGGTGGCAACCGCCACAGTGCCGAAGGTCACCGTCATCATCGGCGGCAGCTTCGGCGCCGGCAATTACGGCATGTGCGGCCGCGCCTATCGCCCGCGCTTTCTCTTCACTTGGCCGAACAGCCGCATCAGCGTGATGGGCGGCGAACAGGCGGCCTCGGTGCTCGCCACGATCCGCCGGGACGCCATGGAGGCGCGCGGTGAGAATTGGCCTATTGAAGAGGAGGAAGCCTTTAAGGCGCCGATCCGCGCCGGCTACGAGGCCGAGGGCAATCCCTATTATGCCACCGCCCGCCTCTGGGACGACGGCATCATCGATCCGCGCCAGACGCGGGATGTGCTGGGCCTTGCCTTTTCCGCCTGCCTGAATGCGCCGATCCCGAAAGGGCCGCGCTTCGGCCTGTTCAGGATGTGA
- a CDS encoding acetyl/propionyl/methylcrotonyl-CoA carboxylase subunit alpha gives MMESLLIANRGEIARRIIRTAKMLGIRTIAVYSEADAGLPFVREADEAIAIGPSPARESYLSQTRILDAARKTGAAAIHPGYGFLSENAGFAEAVEKAGILWVGAPPAAIRAMGLKDAAKELMQASGVPVTPGYIGADQSEERLTAEAKNIGYPVLIKAVAGGGGKGMRRVDRPQDFAELLASCRREAAASFGDDRVLIERYIANPRHIEVQVFADTLGNYVHLFERDCSLQRRHQKVIEEAPAPGLDAATRALICDAAVKAARAVNYVGAGTIEFIADASGGLHPDRIWFMEMNTRLQVEHPVTEAITGEDLVLWQLKVAGGEPLPKVQDEIAMNGWAFEARLYAENPAAGYLPSTGRLEHLRLPDTIRVDSGVEQGDEITAFYDPMIAKIVAHGPNREAALSKLAAACAAIEVWPVRSNAGLLARIAVDPDFRAARIDTGFLDRHGDSLVATEPSEIAIDTAATLLSRKKDGDPWSALAGFRIAGADDRRVRIRIGDHLHWGQSRPELEANTVTSGETTVLFDAGNAWPISLPVASEVEASQGAGDGAILSPMPGLVISVDVAEGDRVAKGDRLLTVEAMKMEHSLRAPFDGIVEKLQVSSGIRVSENQLVVSIVKEEV, from the coding sequence ATGATGGAAAGCCTTCTCATTGCCAACAGGGGCGAAATCGCCCGCCGCATCATCCGCACGGCCAAGATGCTCGGCATCCGCACCATCGCCGTCTATTCCGAAGCCGATGCCGGCCTGCCCTTCGTCAGGGAGGCGGACGAGGCGATCGCCATCGGCCCCTCGCCGGCCCGCGAAAGCTATCTCTCTCAGACCCGCATCCTCGATGCCGCCCGGAAAACCGGCGCTGCGGCGATCCACCCGGGCTACGGATTCCTTTCGGAAAATGCCGGATTTGCCGAAGCGGTGGAAAAGGCCGGCATCCTCTGGGTCGGTGCACCCCCGGCTGCCATCCGGGCGATGGGGCTCAAGGACGCGGCGAAGGAATTGATGCAGGCATCAGGCGTGCCCGTGACCCCCGGCTATATCGGCGCGGACCAGAGCGAAGAGAGGCTGACGGCCGAGGCGAAAAACATCGGTTATCCCGTGCTCATCAAGGCGGTCGCCGGTGGCGGCGGCAAGGGCATGCGCCGCGTCGATCGCCCGCAGGATTTCGCCGAACTTCTCGCCTCCTGCCGCCGTGAGGCGGCCGCTTCCTTCGGCGACGACCGTGTTCTGATCGAACGCTATATCGCCAATCCGCGTCATATCGAGGTGCAGGTTTTCGCCGATACGCTCGGCAACTACGTTCATCTCTTCGAACGCGATTGTTCGCTGCAGCGCCGTCACCAGAAGGTCATCGAGGAAGCCCCTGCCCCCGGCCTCGATGCCGCTACCCGGGCATTGATCTGCGATGCGGCGGTGAAAGCCGCAAGAGCGGTGAATTATGTCGGCGCCGGCACCATTGAATTCATCGCCGATGCCTCCGGGGGCCTGCATCCGGATCGCATCTGGTTCATGGAAATGAACACCCGCCTGCAGGTGGAACACCCGGTCACCGAGGCAATTACTGGCGAGGATCTGGTGCTCTGGCAGCTGAAGGTCGCTGGCGGCGAACCGCTGCCGAAAGTGCAGGACGAGATCGCCATGAACGGCTGGGCCTTCGAAGCCCGGCTCTATGCCGAAAATCCTGCCGCCGGCTATCTGCCCTCGACCGGCCGGCTCGAACATCTGCGCCTGCCTGACACAATCCGCGTCGATAGCGGCGTCGAGCAAGGGGATGAAATCACCGCCTTCTATGACCCGATGATTGCCAAGATCGTCGCCCACGGGCCGAACCGCGAGGCGGCACTTTCGAAGCTCGCAGCCGCCTGCGCCGCCATCGAGGTCTGGCCGGTCAGATCCAATGCCGGCCTTCTCGCCCGCATCGCCGTCGATCCGGATTTTCGCGCAGCTCGGATCGATACCGGCTTTCTCGACCGCCATGGCGATAGCCTGGTGGCGACGGAGCCGAGCGAAATCGCGATCGACACCGCGGCCACGTTACTTTCAAGAAAAAAGGATGGTGATCCCTGGTCCGCGCTTGCCGGGTTCCGCATCGCCGGCGCGGATGACAGGAGGGTGCGCATCCGGATCGGCGATCACCTCCATTGGGGGCAATCACGCCCGGAGCTTGAGGCCAATACCGTCACATCAGGTGAAACCACGGTGCTTTTCGACGCCGGCAATGCCTGGCCGATCAGCCTGCCCGTCGCTAGCGAAGTCGAGGCAAGTCAGGGTGCCGGCGATGGTGCGATCCTTTCTCCCATGCCCGGCCTCGTCATTTCGGTGGATGTGGCCGAAGGCGATCGTGTCGCCAAGGGGGACCGCCTGCTGACGGTCGAAGCGATGAAAATGGAACATTCTCTGCGTGCGCCCTTCGACGGCATCGTCGAAAAACTGCAGGTTTCCTCGGGGATCAGGGTCTCGGAAAACCAGCTGGTCGTCAGCATTGTGAAGGAGGAGGTTTGA
- a CDS encoding MaoC family dehydratase has product MAGRYFDEWTVGDRIAHDLRRTVTETDNLLFTTLSHNPQPLHLDADYAAGTEFGRIVVNGTFTFALTVGISVGDTTLGTLVANLGYDKVTMPKPVFIGDTLRVETEAMELRRSNSRPDAGIVTFRHITLNQRGEIVCQCLRTAMLKVKPS; this is encoded by the coding sequence ATGGCCGGCCGTTATTTCGACGAATGGACGGTCGGCGACCGCATCGCCCACGACCTCCGCCGCACGGTCACCGAGACCGATAACCTGCTCTTCACGACGCTTTCCCACAATCCGCAGCCGCTGCATCTCGATGCCGACTATGCGGCCGGCACCGAATTCGGCCGGATCGTCGTCAACGGCACCTTCACCTTTGCCCTCACCGTCGGCATTTCGGTCGGCGACACGACGCTCGGCACGCTCGTCGCCAATCTCGGCTATGACAAAGTGACGATGCCGAAGCCGGTCTTCATCGGCGATACGCTGCGGGTGGAAACTGAGGCGATGGAGCTGCGTCGCTCGAACTCCCGCCCCGATGCCGGCATCGTCACCTTCCGGCATATCACCCTGAACCAGCGCGGCGAGATCGTCTGCCAGTGCCTGCGCACGGCAATGCTGAAGGTGAAGCCGTCATGA
- a CDS encoding HpcH/HpaI aldolase/citrate lyase family protein, whose translation MRLRSLLFAPGDRPERFEKALASGADAVILDLEDSVAPLNKPKARESVHEFVLHHAGETPLLIRINPLASPEFEDDLAALSGLHPFAIVLPKAEGAASVLKLAGSLVSVIPILPIATETPCAIFEIGSYRDVSTSLCGLTWGAEDLPAAMGATTARRTDGRYTPPYELARSLVLFGAHAAAVPAIDTVYPDFRDLNGLRAYVGRARRDGFSGMMAIHPSQVEVINHAFTPDPSEIAWAEKVAAAFAATPDAGAVQLDGRMLDLPHLKLAMRILDLTGR comes from the coding sequence ATGAGGTTGCGCTCGCTGCTCTTTGCGCCCGGTGACCGGCCGGAGCGTTTCGAAAAAGCGCTCGCCTCGGGCGCCGATGCTGTCATTCTCGACCTGGAAGATTCGGTTGCGCCCCTAAACAAGCCGAAAGCGCGCGAGAGCGTGCACGAGTTCGTCTTGCATCATGCCGGCGAGACCCCTCTCCTTATCCGCATCAATCCCCTCGCCTCGCCAGAATTCGAAGACGACCTTGCCGCTTTGAGCGGCCTTCATCCTTTCGCGATCGTGCTGCCGAAAGCCGAGGGTGCCGCCTCGGTGCTGAAGCTCGCAGGCTCTCTTGTATCTGTAATTCCCATCTTGCCGATCGCAACCGAAACGCCATGCGCGATCTTCGAGATCGGCAGCTATCGGGATGTCTCGACCAGCCTTTGCGGCCTGACATGGGGTGCGGAGGATTTGCCCGCCGCCATGGGGGCCACGACCGCGCGGAGGACGGACGGCCGTTATACCCCGCCTTACGAGCTTGCCCGCTCGCTGGTGCTGTTTGGCGCCCATGCTGCCGCCGTTCCGGCAATCGACACCGTCTATCCCGATTTCCGCGATCTCAACGGTCTCAGGGCCTATGTCGGCCGCGCCCGGCGCGACGGCTTTTCCGGCATGATGGCCATCCATCCGAGCCAGGTCGAAGTGATCAATCACGCCTTCACGCCGGATCCTTCCGAGATCGCCTGGGCCGAGAAAGTCGCTGCCGCCTTCGCCGCCACGCCCGACGCGGGCGCCGTCCAGCTTGACGGGCGCATGCTGGACCTGCCGCATCTCAAGCTCGCGATGCGCATCCTGGACCTCACTGGGCGATAG
- a CDS encoding mandelate racemase, producing the protein MTMDRSIGGSVTAPRIRIIEIDAFERDVRLRLPFRFGAATLEKAPQAFLRVRVEDEEGRTALGAAAEMMVPKWFDKSPAFTPAQNVDQLRTSIRTAAAAALEPSAPATLFAAAQRNEAESVRRLPGNPLAACFGPSLIARAVLDAYCRLAGISFFEAVRDNLVGIGGPMLPGDIDADAASAMLASLRPAGSISARHTIGLVDPISEGDIAHPAGDGLPESLEAVITRYGNRWFKIKLSGTIDADIDRLTRIAAVLDRLPDYRVTVDGNEQFGAAEQLAALLAQIEATPRLARLRAAIAFVEQPFSRAITMETPLGDLAAQLPFLIDESDDGDGAFAGARRLGYTGVSSKTCKGIYRSLMKAIRIRTGTVPGLFLSGEDLTCQAGLAVQQDLALVSLLGLSHVERNGHHYVAGMQGAPQAEKARFAAAHPDLYEQGANGPLLSIRDGRIAIGSLGAVGYASGALPDFEAMTPMS; encoded by the coding sequence ATGACCATGGACAGAAGCATTGGAGGCTCCGTGACGGCGCCACGCATCAGAATCATCGAGATCGACGCTTTCGAGCGCGATGTCAGGCTGCGCCTGCCGTTCCGCTTTGGTGCGGCAACTCTCGAAAAGGCGCCGCAAGCCTTCCTCAGGGTCCGTGTCGAGGATGAAGAGGGGCGAACCGCCCTTGGTGCGGCCGCCGAGATGATGGTGCCGAAATGGTTCGACAAAAGTCCGGCCTTCACGCCGGCGCAAAATGTCGATCAGTTGCGCACCTCGATCCGTACCGCTGCGGCTGCTGCGCTCGAACCGTCTGCGCCGGCGACATTGTTTGCCGCTGCCCAACGGAACGAGGCGGAATCCGTAAGACGGCTGCCTGGAAATCCATTGGCCGCCTGTTTCGGCCCTTCCCTCATCGCCCGCGCCGTGCTCGATGCCTATTGCCGTCTTGCCGGCATTTCCTTCTTCGAGGCGGTGCGGGACAATCTCGTCGGCATCGGCGGCCCCATGCTGCCCGGCGATATCGATGCGGACGCCGCCTCAGCGATGCTTGCCAGCCTTCGTCCTGCCGGCTCGATCTCGGCCCGGCATACGATCGGGCTTGTCGATCCGATCAGCGAGGGCGATATCGCTCATCCCGCCGGCGACGGCCTGCCGGAAAGCCTCGAGGCGGTGATAACACGCTATGGCAACCGCTGGTTCAAGATCAAGCTATCAGGCACGATCGATGCCGATATCGACCGCCTGACGCGGATCGCCGCCGTGCTGGACCGCCTGCCCGACTATCGGGTGACGGTCGACGGCAACGAACAGTTTGGCGCCGCCGAACAGCTCGCCGCCTTGCTGGCGCAAATCGAGGCGACGCCCCGGCTAGCCCGGTTGCGTGCGGCCATTGCCTTTGTCGAACAGCCGTTCTCGCGCGCGATCACCATGGAAACGCCGCTGGGGGATCTGGCGGCGCAATTGCCCTTCCTGATCGATGAGAGCGACGACGGCGATGGCGCCTTCGCCGGCGCCAGGCGGCTTGGTTATACCGGCGTCTCCTCGAAAACCTGCAAGGGCATCTACCGTTCACTCATGAAGGCGATCCGCATCAGAACCGGAACCGTGCCGGGACTGTTCCTCTCGGGCGAGGATCTGACCTGCCAGGCGGGGCTTGCCGTGCAGCAGGATCTGGCGCTGGTCTCGCTGCTCGGCCTCTCCCATGTCGAGCGCAACGGCCATCACTATGTGGCCGGCATGCAGGGTGCGCCGCAGGCGGAGAAGGCGCGCTTTGCCGCGGCCCATCCCGATCTCTACGAGCAGGGTGCCAACGGACCGCTGCTGTCGATCCGCGATGGCCGGATCGCCATCGGCTCGCTCGGGGCGGTCGGCTACGCGAGCGGCGCCTTGCCCGATTTCGAAGCCATGACGCCAATGTCATGA
- a CDS encoding hydroxyacid dehydrogenase, which produces MIEQAPVIAVLLTEKTRRMMLDDVAIAQLNALGEVRWPTGAAIDAADVDQLLQGAVACLTGWGTPPFDPAARQRHPQLALVAHSAGSVRTLVPARLFDDGLRVTHAASKIAASVAEFVVAEALLAMRGIHRLHHQLRSGGEWLDVRAAVPQRLLGARTVGIVGAGYVGRAVMRLLVPFGCGVLVVDPFLHDSEAAALGVFRAGLNDMLAQADVVSLHAPFLPETRRMIGARELALLRPGTLVINTARAELVDEAALLAEIRSGRIEAALDVFDHEPLPPFRDPALANVTISPHAAGHTEEAHLAQGQAMVDEIGRLLRREPLHHEVSRAMLDRMA; this is translated from the coding sequence ATGATTGAACAAGCTCCCGTTATCGCCGTACTGCTGACCGAAAAGACCCGCCGGATGATGCTGGACGATGTGGCGATTGCCCAGTTGAACGCCCTTGGCGAGGTGCGTTGGCCGACCGGTGCCGCAATCGACGCTGCCGATGTCGACCAGCTGCTGCAGGGCGCTGTCGCGTGCCTCACCGGATGGGGCACGCCGCCCTTCGATCCCGCCGCGCGCCAACGCCATCCGCAACTCGCCCTCGTCGCCCATTCGGCAGGCAGCGTCCGAACACTCGTTCCCGCCCGTCTGTTCGACGATGGCCTTCGCGTCACCCATGCCGCCTCGAAAATTGCCGCCTCGGTTGCCGAGTTCGTCGTCGCCGAAGCGCTGCTCGCCATGCGCGGCATTCATCGGCTGCATCATCAATTGCGCAGCGGCGGTGAATGGCTCGACGTCCGCGCAGCCGTGCCACAGAGATTGCTGGGCGCCAGAACGGTTGGCATCGTCGGCGCCGGATATGTGGGCCGGGCGGTCATGCGCCTTCTCGTTCCCTTCGGCTGCGGCGTACTGGTTGTAGATCCGTTTCTCCACGATAGCGAGGCTGCTGCGCTCGGCGTTTTCAGAGCCGGGCTGAACGATATGCTGGCCCAGGCAGACGTGGTCTCTCTGCATGCGCCCTTCCTGCCCGAAACGCGCCGCATGATCGGTGCCCGCGAACTGGCGCTATTGCGCCCCGGTACGCTGGTCATCAACACGGCGCGCGCGGAGCTGGTCGACGAGGCGGCGCTGCTCGCCGAGATCCGCTCCGGCCGCATCGAGGCGGCTCTCGACGTCTTTGACCACGAGCCGCTGCCTCCGTTCCGCGATCCCGCACTGGCCAATGTCACCATTTCGCCGCACGCCGCGGGTCACACCGAAGAGGCGCATCTCGCCCAAGGGCAGGCCATGGTGGATGAGATCGGCCGGCTGCTTCGCCGCGAACCGCTCCACCACGAAGTGTCCCGTGCCATGCTCGACCGGATGGCATGA
- a CDS encoding sugar phosphate isomerase/epimerase family protein, giving the protein MDIAYFTKTLEGLSLEKAAGITAGLGFDCADLLIRDGHAVSPDRSEEIVNAVKLFAVAGLRTPMATIDSTRPDDAASRLLGCCGEAGIGQVRLGFWRYDPSQRWQAQVDEARRDLDGFERLAERFGIKLTIQLHGGTLHSSGALAVRLLAGRDPIRIGAYPDPANQIIREGSEDWRLTLDILDPWFCCMGVKNSGWSPGAYGPHGLRAWHSDWYGLDEGMVPWNEIVPHLVATGFTGVVSMHSQYRVSREQALDKVRADLAHLRRLVAAAKE; this is encoded by the coding sequence ATGGATATCGCCTATTTCACCAAGACCCTGGAGGGCCTGTCGCTCGAGAAGGCGGCCGGGATCACTGCCGGTTTGGGATTCGACTGCGCTGATCTTCTTATTCGTGACGGTCACGCCGTTTCCCCTGACAGGTCGGAGGAAATCGTCAATGCGGTAAAACTCTTTGCCGTGGCCGGCCTGCGCACCCCGATGGCGACCATCGATTCCACCCGGCCCGACGATGCCGCATCCCGGCTTCTCGGTTGTTGCGGCGAGGCCGGCATCGGGCAGGTCCGGCTTGGCTTCTGGCGCTACGACCCGTCGCAGCGCTGGCAGGCCCAGGTCGACGAGGCGCGGCGCGATCTCGACGGCTTCGAGCGCCTGGCCGAACGCTTCGGCATCAAGCTGACGATCCAGCTTCACGGCGGCACCCTGCACAGCTCGGGCGCGCTGGCGGTGCGATTGCTGGCCGGTCGTGATCCCATCAGGATAGGCGCCTATCCCGATCCGGCCAATCAGATCATTCGCGAGGGGAGCGAGGACTGGCGTCTGACGCTTGATATTCTCGATCCGTGGTTCTGCTGCATGGGCGTCAAGAATAGCGGTTGGTCGCCCGGCGCTTACGGACCGCACGGCCTGCGCGCCTGGCATTCGGACTGGTACGGGCTCGACGAAGGCATGGTGCCGTGGAACGAAATCGTCCCGCATCTGGTGGCCACAGGCTTTACCGGCGTGGTCTCGATGCATTCCCAATACCGCGTCTCCCGAGAGCAGGCGCTCGACAAGGTCCGCGCTGATCTTGCCCATCTCAGGCGCCTGGTCGCCGCAGCGAAAGAGTAG